From a single Eubalaena glacialis isolate mEubGla1 chromosome 15, mEubGla1.1.hap2.+ XY, whole genome shotgun sequence genomic region:
- the LOC133075503 gene encoding LOW QUALITY PROTEIN: elongation factor 1-gamma-like (The sequence of the model RefSeq protein was modified relative to this genomic sequence to represent the inferred CDS: inserted 2 bases in 2 codons) — translation MAAGTLDTYXENWSAFKALTAAQYSGAQVCVLSAPPHFYFGQTNCTPEFLGKFPAGKVPAFEGDDGFCVFESNAIAYYVSNEELRRSIPEAAAQVVQWVSFADNDVVPPASTWVFPTLGIMHHNKQVTENAKEVVRQIMGLLDAHLKTRTFLVGERVTLADITVVCTLLWLYKQVLEPSFYQPFPNTNRWLLTCINQPQFWAVLGEVKXEKIAQFDAKKFAESQPKKDTPRKEKASREEKQKPQAEQKEEKKTAAPATEEELDECEQALAAEQKAKDPFAHLPKSTFVLDEFKRKYSNEDTLSVVLPYFWEHFDKNGWSLWYSDYCFPEELTQTFISCNFLNGMFQRLDKLKKNAFASVILFGTNNSSSISGVWVFRGQELAFPLSPDWQVDYESYTWRKLDPSSEDTQPLVQEYFSWDGVFQHVGKAFNQGKIFK, via the exons ATGGCGGCTGGGACCTTGGACACAT CTGAAAACTGGAGCGCCTTCAAGGCCCTCACTGCCGCTCAGTACAGCGGGGCTCAGGTCTGTGTGCTCTCCGCACCACCCCACTTCTATTTTGGCCAAACCAACTGCACCCCTGAATTTCTCGGTAAATTTCCTGCTGGCAAGGTTCCAGCCTTTGAGGGTGACGATGGATTCTGTGTGTTTGAGAGCAATGCCATTGCCTACTATGTGAGCAATGAGGAGTTGCGGAGAAGTATTCCTGAAGCAGCagcccaggtggtgcagtgggtgAGCTTTGCTGATAACGATGTAGTTCCCCCAGCCAGTACCTGGGTGTTCCCCACCTTGGGCATCATGCACCACAACAAGCAGGTCACAGAGAATGCAAAGGAGGTGGTGAGGCAAATTATGGGGTTGCTGGATGCTCACTTGAAGACAAGGACTTTTCTGGTGGGCGAACGTGTGACACTGGCTGACATCACAGTTGTCTGCACCCTGTTGTGGCTTTATAAACAGGTTCTGGAGCCTTCTTTCTACCAGCCTTTCCCTAATACAAACCGCTGGCTCCTCACCTGCATTAACCAGCCCCAGTTCTGGGCTGTCTTGGGGGAGGTGA CTGAAAAAATAGCTCAGTTTGATGCTAAAAAGTTTGCAGAGAGCCAGCCTAAAAAGGACACCCCACGGAAAGAGAAAGCTTCTCGAGAAGAGAAGCAGAAGCCCCAGGCCGAGcagaaagaggagaagaagacAGCTGCCCCTGCTACTGAGGAAGAGCTGGATGAATGTGAGCAGGCACTGGCTGCTGAGCAGAAGGCCAAGGATCCCTTTGCTCACCTGCCCAAGAGTACCTTTGTGTTGGATGAATTTAAGCGCAAGTACTCCAACGAGGACACACTCTCCGTGGTGTTGCCGTACTTTTGGGAGCACTTTGATAAAAATGGCTGGTCCCTGTGGTACTCCGACTACTGCTTCCCTGAAGAGCTCACCCAGACATTCATAAGCTGCAACTTTCTTAATGGAATGTTCCAGCGATTGgacaaactgaagaagaatgCCTTTGCCAGTGTCATTCTCTTTGGAACCAACAATAGCAGCTCCATTTCTGGAGTCTGGGTCTTCCGAGGTCAGGAGCTTGCCTTTCCCCTGAGTCCagattggcaggtggattatgAGTCATACACATGGCGGAAACTGGATCCCAGCAGCGAGGATACCCAGCCGCTGGTTCAAGAATACTTTTCCTGGGATGGGGTCTTCCAGCATGTGGGCAAAGCCTTCAATCAGGGCAAGATCTTCAAGTGA